Proteins from a genomic interval of Euleptes europaea isolate rEulEur1 chromosome 18, rEulEur1.hap1, whole genome shotgun sequence:
- the LOC130490718 gene encoding olfactory receptor 12D1-like gives MENQTEVTHFILMGLTDRQEAQNFLFALFLLFYLATVLGNGAIVCVVATEHQLHTPMYFFLSNLSCMDICFSTVIVPKMLVGFLLAHQRISFIGCITQLHFFHFLGSSEVLLLAAMAYDRYVAICNPLQYPLIMCRRVCLLLAASTWTMGFFHALMHSVMTSRLHFCGPNTIEHFFCDIKPLLRLACSSIVVNLGLLNVVTGSIAMVPFVLTLLSYLYIISFLFLKVQSHSGRWKAFSTCSSHLTVVGLLYVPVLFNYLPPSSGDSPQRDMITSLMNSVVTSFLNPLIYTLRNQEMKTAMRKSLGRLLHSVRR, from the coding sequence ATGGAGAACCAGACAGAAGTTACTCATTTCATACTGATGGGCCTGACAGATCGACAGGAGGCTCAGAACTTCTTGTTTGCTCTCTTCTTGCTCTTCTATCTAGCAACTGTGCTCGGAAATGGTGCTATCGTGTGCGTGGTGGCGACGGAGCACCAACTTCACACACCTATGTATTTTTTCCTCAGTAACCTATCTTGCATGGACATTTGCTTCTCTACAGTCATCGTTCCCAAGATGCTTGTTGGCTTCCTGTTGGCCCACCAAAGAATCTCCTTCATTGGATGCATCACCCAGCTCCACTTCTTTCATTTCCTGGGCAGCAGCGAGGTTCTTCTTCTAGCAGCCATGGCATATGATCGATATGTGGCCATATGCAACCCGTTGCAGTATCCGCTCATCATGTGCCGAAGAGTGTGCCTTCTATTGGCAGCATCCACGTGGACCATGGGATTCTTCCATGCCTTGATGCACTCCGTCATGACCTCCCGACTGCACTTCTGCGGCCCCAATACCATTGAGCATTTCTTTTGTGACATCAAACCGCTCTTGAGACTGGCCTGCAGTAGCATAGTAGTCAACCTCGGCCTCCTCAATGTTGTCACTGGGTCAATCGCCATGGTTCCTTTTGTCTTAACTCTCCTCTCCTACCTTTACATCATCTCCTTTCTGTTCTTGAAGGTCCAGTCACATAGTGGGAGATGGAAAGCCTTCTCCACTTGCAGCTCCCATCTCACAGTTGTAGGGCTGCTTTATGTGCCAGTATTGTTCAACTacctccctccatcttcaggagactccccacagagagacatgATCACGAGCCTCATGAACAGTGTCGTTACCTCTTTTTTAAACCCCCTGATATACACCCTCAGGAATCAGGAGATGAAAACAGCCATGAGGAAAAGCTTGGGTAGGCTACTGCATTCTGTAAGGAGATGA
- the LOC130489965 gene encoding olfactory receptor 12D1-like translates to MENMTETKEFILLGLTDSRGLWPFLFLLFLLFYLVTVLGNSLIVYLVLAEPCLHTPMYFFLSNLSCLDICYATVTVPKMLAGFLSGPQPISFSGCLAQLHFFHFTGSSEGVLLAVMAYDRYVAICYPLRYTIIMNKHVCLTLAVATWSTGFFHALVHTVMTSRLHFCGPKHVQHFFCDVKPLLRLACSSIQLNISLLNIVTGSLVMTSFFLTLLSYLYIIPFLFLKVQSHKARLKAFSTCSSHLTVVVLLYVPVLFNYLSPSSGESLQREMISTLMYNVGVSVLNPLIYTLRNKEMKDAIRKTVRKICLAKM, encoded by the coding sequence ATGGAGAACATGACGGAGACGAAAGAATTTATCTTACTGGGCTTGACTGATTCCCGAGGACTTTGGCCTTTCCTCTTTCTTCTATTCCTGCTGTTCTACCTGGTCACTGTGTTAGGAAATAGCCTCATTGTATACCTCGTCCTGGCTGAGCCTTGTCTCCACACACCTATGTATTTCTTCCTTAGCAATCTTTCCTGCTTGGACATTTGCTACGCCACTGTCACCGTGCCCAAGATGCTGGCTGGCTTTTTATCGGGGCCGCAGCCTATCTCGTTTAGTGGGTGCCTGGCCCAGCTCCATTTCTTCCACTTCACAGGTAGCAGCGAAGGTGTTCTTCTGGCAGTCATGGCTTACGACCGCTATGTGGCTATCTGCTACCCTCTGCGCTATACCATCATTATGAACAAGCATGTCTGCCTGACTCTTGCTGTAGCCACTTGGTCTACGGGATTCTTCCATGCACTGGTACACACAGTGATGACCTCCCGGCTGCACTTCTGTGGCCCTAAACATGTCCAGCACTTCTTCTGTGATGTCAAGCCGCTCCTGAGATTGGCCTGCAGTAGCATCCAGCTGAACATCAGCCTTCTCAACATTGTCACAGGTTCACTTGTCATGACTTCTTTTTTCCTCACGCTTCTCTCCTATCTCTACATCATCCCTTTTCTCTTCCTGAAGGTTCAGTCGCACAAAGCAAGATTGAAGGCCTTCTCCACCTGCAGCTCCCATCTCACAGTTGTAGTTTTACTCTATGTGCCTGTTCTGTTCAACTATTTGTCCCCCTCCTCAGGAGAGTCATTACAGCGGGAGATGATATCTACCCTCATGTATAATGTAGGTGTCTCAGTACTGAACCCCCTGATTTACACCTTGAGGAATAAGGAGATGAAAGATGCCATAAGGAAAACTGTCAGAAAAATATGCCTTGCCAAAATGTGA